A single Halogeometricum rufum DNA region contains:
- a CDS encoding DUF211 domain-containing protein, protein MADVRRLVLDVLKPHDPPLVAFTADVADTESVEAISGSLIELDKEVQNVKLTLEGSSLDYDAVEAAVEDLGGTIHSVDEVAFGDYIVEERLTLQDG, encoded by the coding sequence ATGGCCGACGTCCGCCGACTCGTACTCGACGTGTTGAAACCGCACGACCCCCCGCTGGTAGCGTTCACCGCCGACGTCGCCGACACCGAGAGCGTGGAGGCGATATCCGGTTCGCTCATCGAACTCGACAAAGAGGTCCAGAACGTCAAGCTGACCCTCGAAGGGTCGTCGCTGGACTACGACGCCGTCGAGGCGGCCGTGGAGGACCTCGGTGGCACCATCCACTCGGTGGACGAAGTCGCGTTCGGCGACTACATCGTCGAAGAACGGCTGACGCTACAGGACGGGTAG
- a CDS encoding DUF1641 domain-containing protein produces MAKPQDTYPETATNGARKERADPAGEAAVREAVRENGDRLAAALDASDEVDDALTTAILMLATADEAELEHVTESSANLVEAADGLTTEGAAALANDVGENAEDLSESLETVLELQRQGHLEDLVTIATAFSESLSPEEVEELATMLEENGTDIVEAFDVVLELQQEGHLEDLVALAKTLSTLDIDDDTAAGIDTVLGAVGEAQRTARPVGVLGLFSELRSRDARAGIGYLVALLKAQGRRMRKR; encoded by the coding sequence ATGGCGAAACCGCAGGACACCTACCCGGAGACGGCGACGAACGGCGCGCGGAAGGAACGGGCCGACCCCGCGGGCGAGGCGGCGGTCCGCGAGGCGGTCCGCGAGAACGGCGACCGACTCGCGGCCGCACTCGACGCGTCGGACGAGGTGGACGACGCCCTCACCACGGCGATACTGATGCTCGCCACCGCCGACGAGGCGGAACTCGAACACGTCACCGAGTCCTCGGCGAACCTCGTCGAGGCGGCAGATGGACTGACGACGGAGGGAGCGGCCGCACTCGCGAACGACGTCGGCGAGAACGCCGAGGACCTCTCGGAGTCGCTGGAGACGGTCCTCGAACTCCAGCGGCAGGGTCACCTCGAAGACCTGGTGACCATCGCGACGGCGTTCTCCGAGTCGCTGTCGCCCGAGGAAGTCGAGGAACTCGCGACGATGCTGGAGGAGAACGGGACGGACATCGTGGAGGCGTTCGACGTCGTTCTCGAACTCCAGCAGGAGGGGCACTTGGAGGACCTCGTGGCCCTCGCGAAGACGCTCTCGACGCTGGACATCGACGACGACACCGCCGCCGGAATCGACACCGTCCTCGGCGCCGTCGGCGAGGCCCAGCGCACGGCGCGACCGGTCGGCGTCCTCGGACTCTTCAGCGAACTCCGGAGTCGGGACGCCCGCGCCGGCATCGGCTACCTCGTCGCCCTCCTGAAGGCGCAGGGGCGGCGCATGAGGAAGCGATAA
- a CDS encoding IclR family transcriptional regulator, with product MTEEYPVKATYTSVRVLRAVRASDGIGVSELARRLDLSKSAVHKHVQTLSSLGLLAREGDDYYVGLGLFELGTAARDRLPTYEAALPAVERLADVSGCVATLLVYESGRGVVVAQTRANESMSPPFGEGDTVPLHATAGGKTILAYRPGEEVDRCVADGLDAITEKTITDGERLRRELQSIRDRRVAFDREENAAGWQSVASPITDSRQRAIAAVSVSGPMERMSGKTLEEDITGLVVSTAKSVENDLL from the coding sequence ATGACCGAGGAGTATCCGGTGAAGGCGACGTACACGAGCGTCCGGGTGCTCAGAGCGGTTCGGGCGAGCGACGGTATCGGCGTCTCGGAACTCGCGCGACGGTTGGACCTCTCGAAGAGCGCGGTCCACAAGCACGTGCAGACGCTCTCGTCGCTCGGCCTGCTCGCCCGCGAGGGCGACGACTACTACGTCGGACTCGGCCTGTTCGAACTCGGCACCGCGGCGCGGGACCGCCTCCCGACGTACGAGGCCGCACTCCCGGCGGTCGAACGACTCGCCGACGTCTCCGGTTGCGTGGCGACGCTCCTCGTCTACGAGTCCGGTCGGGGCGTCGTCGTCGCGCAGACGCGGGCGAACGAGTCGATGTCGCCGCCGTTCGGCGAGGGGGACACGGTTCCCCTGCACGCGACGGCGGGCGGGAAGACGATACTCGCGTACCGACCCGGCGAAGAGGTCGACCGGTGCGTCGCCGACGGACTCGACGCCATCACGGAGAAGACGATTACCGACGGCGAACGCCTCCGTCGGGAACTCCAGTCCATCCGCGACCGGCGCGTCGCGTTCGACCGGGAGGAGAACGCCGCCGGGTGGCAGAGCGTCGCCTCGCCGATTACCGACTCGCGGCAACGCGCCATCGCCGCCGTGAGCGTCTCCGGTCCGATGGAGCGGATGTCGGGGAAGACCCTCGAAGAGGACATCACCGGTCTGGTCGTCAGCACGGCGAAGTCGGTGGAGAACGACCTCCTGTGA
- a CDS encoding VIT1/CCC1 transporter family protein, giving the protein MSSSNRFLRLLRDEDVVSIARRYFVSNGFDGTLTSIGVIVGAVLSGVPDGLTVVKIGVGAAVGLGTSAVWSVWEIERAETRAEILRLERSMLVDLDDTQVERKQRGARLVHATMSGLGPLIGILVPLVPFLFEGSVFSMAEAGVAGVALGTGILAAFGAYMGSISGQRWYVSALRMALAGLVVAVINVLLPN; this is encoded by the coding sequence GTGTCTTCGAGCAACCGCTTTCTGCGCCTCCTCCGCGACGAGGACGTCGTCTCCATCGCTCGCCGGTACTTCGTCTCGAACGGGTTCGACGGGACGCTGACGAGCATCGGCGTCATCGTGGGCGCCGTGCTCTCGGGCGTCCCCGACGGACTCACCGTGGTGAAGATAGGCGTCGGCGCGGCCGTGGGGTTGGGCACGTCGGCCGTCTGGAGCGTCTGGGAGATAGAGCGCGCGGAGACGAGAGCCGAGATTCTCAGGCTCGAACGGTCCATGCTGGTCGACCTGGACGACACGCAGGTCGAACGCAAGCAACGAGGCGCGCGACTCGTCCACGCCACGATGAGCGGACTGGGCCCGCTCATCGGCATCCTCGTCCCTCTCGTCCCGTTCCTGTTCGAGGGGTCCGTGTTCTCGATGGCCGAAGCCGGCGTCGCCGGCGTCGCCCTCGGAACCGGAATCCTCGCGGCGTTCGGCGCGTACATGGGGTCCATCTCCGGCCAGCGGTGGTACGTCTCGGCGCTCCGGATGGCGCTGGCCGGCCTCGTCGTCGCCGTCATCAACGTCCTCCTGCCGAACTGA
- a CDS encoding 2Fe-2S iron-sulfur cluster-binding protein, with protein sequence MSSDRQTATDAPPLTEEIAPGTASDPPVGSDDAAVVTVDGVEVSVEAGGTLLDAVEAVETDEYVPALCHYGRQDIGPRSECRTCMVETASHGVVPACSYPVEDGMEVQTDASAAAEARSVNLDLVLSDHNLRCTTCGKNGRCELQDASIEQGVEEPRYGVLDDRDEYEPIDDTSSFIQIDRNKCILCNRCVEACNDVQVEGVLRLEGSGPDTRIGFQNGAATMEDSTCVSCGHCVTVCPTGSLVEKGIEDATTLPLPGFTQKNSIGKTYQRTGQSKGPMTPKKRDERTETTAPSTASATGEMSAETAGEESDEYDFFEDATGGDWP encoded by the coding sequence ATGAGTTCTGACCGGCAGACGGCGACCGACGCGCCACCGTTGACCGAGGAGATTGCGCCGGGGACGGCGTCGGACCCGCCGGTCGGCAGCGACGACGCCGCCGTCGTCACCGTCGACGGCGTCGAGGTGTCCGTCGAAGCGGGCGGAACGCTTCTCGACGCCGTCGAGGCCGTCGAGACGGACGAGTACGTCCCGGCGCTCTGTCACTACGGCCGGCAGGACATCGGCCCGCGGAGCGAGTGCCGGACGTGCATGGTCGAGACGGCGTCGCACGGCGTCGTCCCGGCGTGTAGCTACCCCGTCGAAGACGGGATGGAGGTCCAGACGGACGCCTCGGCCGCCGCCGAGGCCCGCAGCGTGAACCTCGATTTGGTCCTGTCGGACCACAACCTCCGGTGTACGACCTGCGGGAAGAACGGCCGGTGCGAACTGCAGGACGCCTCCATCGAACAGGGCGTCGAGGAACCGCGGTACGGCGTCCTCGACGACCGAGACGAGTACGAACCCATCGACGACACGTCGTCGTTCATCCAGATCGACCGCAACAAGTGCATCCTCTGCAACCGGTGCGTCGAGGCGTGCAACGACGTGCAGGTCGAGGGCGTCCTCAGACTGGAGGGGTCGGGACCGGACACCCGCATCGGCTTCCAGAACGGCGCGGCGACGATGGAGGACTCGACGTGCGTCTCCTGCGGGCACTGCGTGACCGTCTGTCCGACGGGGTCGCTCGTCGAGAAGGGAATCGAGGACGCGACGACCCTCCCCCTCCCCGGCTTCACACAGAAGAACAGCATCGGCAAGACGTACCAGCGAACAGGGCAGTCGAAGGGACCGATGACGCCGAAGAAACGGGACGAACGAACGGAGACGACCGCACCGAGCACCGCGAGCGCAACCGGCGAGATGTCCGCCGAGACGGCGGGCGAAGAGTCCGACGAGTACGACTTCTTCGAGGACGCGACCGGAGGTGACTGGCCGTGA
- a CDS encoding molybdopterin oxidoreductase family protein — MTDQPSESAGEGTADTSERTPSESAPDEQTETVCPLCAVGCHLERGTDRTRAVGREGPANPNGRLCRKGLRAFDAVAADDRLTRPAIRRGGDPEPVSWEAALDHVVERFEGVLDAHGPDALAFLGAPHCTTEENYLLQKLARSLGTNDVDNRARLCHDATTRTLADRLGWPATTNGLSDLREADVVVVAGANPAARQPVAFDSFVRPAVNDGTTLVHVDPVGNETTRLADVHLTPRPGTDALVFDLLSALVFDADGVDSGFVGSRTRGYDDFAAAMAEFDRERARGVAGVDADGAERVAELVADADRVAVLTGTGIEGGAAAGDAAAPDSILNLLLASGNVGRPGTGWFVLRGLVNEQGATDAGCVPDRLPGHRAVTDETARARVADEWGFEPPSSPGRDARELLAAFGDEIRGALVVGEDPATSKRTTEWLGDRLGGLDVLVVLEVAESDTTPYADVVLPAATGVEKDGTVTNLERRVQRLRATGSPPGEARSDFAILAELGRRLADDERQFDYDHPGEAFDELTRVAPTHAGVSYDELGAEGRQWPFGGESVLYREAFDTDDGRAPFRRPRPIVASERGDGLRLVTGGRASDFLDDRAANDPVVRIHPADADEQGLNPEAPVVVRAAERDDEAAERTALELAVQVDDGVRRGTVYMHAAVADPLLRRDVETVVVESQSSLGG, encoded by the coding sequence GTGACCGACCAGCCGTCCGAGTCGGCCGGGGAGGGTACGGCGGACACGTCCGAGCGGACGCCGTCGGAATCGGCGCCGGACGAGCAGACCGAGACGGTCTGCCCGCTCTGTGCGGTCGGCTGTCACCTCGAACGGGGAACGGACCGGACGCGGGCCGTCGGCCGCGAGGGCCCCGCGAACCCGAACGGCCGCCTCTGCCGGAAGGGCCTCCGCGCCTTCGACGCCGTCGCGGCGGACGACCGACTCACGCGACCCGCGATTCGTCGCGGCGGCGACCCCGAACCCGTCTCGTGGGAGGCGGCGCTCGACCACGTCGTCGAGCGCTTCGAGGGAGTCCTCGACGCGCACGGCCCGGACGCACTCGCGTTCCTCGGCGCGCCGCACTGCACCACCGAGGAGAACTACCTCCTGCAGAAACTCGCTCGGTCGCTGGGGACGAACGACGTCGACAACCGCGCGCGCCTCTGCCACGACGCGACCACCCGCACGCTGGCCGACCGCCTCGGGTGGCCGGCGACGACGAACGGTCTGTCGGACCTGCGCGAGGCGGACGTCGTCGTCGTCGCCGGCGCGAACCCCGCGGCGCGGCAACCCGTCGCGTTCGACTCGTTCGTCCGCCCCGCGGTCAACGACGGCACCACGCTCGTCCACGTCGACCCCGTCGGCAACGAGACGACTCGCCTCGCGGACGTTCACCTGACGCCGCGGCCGGGGACGGACGCGCTGGTGTTCGACCTCCTGTCCGCGCTGGTCTTCGACGCCGACGGCGTCGACTCGGGGTTCGTCGGGTCGCGGACGCGGGGCTACGACGACTTCGCGGCCGCGATGGCGGAGTTCGACCGGGAGCGAGCGCGGGGCGTCGCGGGCGTCGACGCCGACGGAGCCGAACGCGTCGCCGAACTCGTCGCCGACGCCGACCGGGTGGCGGTGCTCACGGGGACCGGAATCGAGGGCGGCGCCGCCGCCGGCGACGCCGCGGCGCCGGACTCGATACTCAACCTCCTCCTCGCGTCGGGCAACGTCGGTCGTCCGGGGACCGGCTGGTTCGTCCTCCGCGGCCTCGTCAACGAACAGGGCGCGACGGACGCCGGGTGCGTGCCCGACAGACTCCCCGGACACCGGGCCGTCACCGACGAGACGGCGCGGGCGCGCGTCGCCGACGAGTGGGGCTTCGAACCGCCGTCGTCGCCGGGCCGTGACGCGCGGGAACTGCTCGCGGCGTTCGGCGACGAGATTCGGGGCGCACTCGTCGTCGGCGAGGACCCGGCCACCTCGAAGCGGACGACCGAGTGGCTGGGCGACCGACTGGGCGGCCTCGACGTGCTGGTCGTCTTGGAGGTGGCCGAGAGCGACACGACGCCGTACGCCGACGTCGTCCTCCCGGCGGCGACGGGCGTCGAGAAGGACGGGACGGTCACCAACCTCGAACGCCGCGTCCAGCGGCTTCGAGCGACCGGGTCTCCGCCGGGCGAGGCCCGCTCCGACTTCGCCATCCTCGCGGAACTCGGGCGGCGACTGGCGGACGACGAACGTCAGTTCGACTACGACCACCCGGGCGAGGCGTTCGACGAACTGACGCGCGTCGCGCCGACGCACGCCGGCGTCTCGTACGACGAACTGGGGGCCGAGGGTCGGCAGTGGCCGTTCGGCGGCGAGTCCGTCCTCTACCGGGAGGCGTTCGACACCGACGACGGGCGCGCGCCGTTCCGCCGCCCCCGACCGATAGTCGCGTCCGAACGGGGCGACGGCCTCCGACTCGTCACCGGCGGGCGGGCGAGCGACTTCCTCGACGACCGTGCGGCGAACGACCCCGTCGTCCGGATACACCCCGCCGACGCGGACGAACAGGGGCTGAATCCGGAGGCGCCGGTGGTCGTCCGTGCCGCAGAGCGCGACGACGAGGCCGCCGAGAGGACGGCCCTCGAACTCGCGGTGCAGGTGGACGACGGCGTGCGACGGGGGACGGTGTACATGCACGCGGCCGTCGCGGACCCGCTTCTCAGGCGCGACGTGGAGACGGTCGTCGTGGAGTCGCAGTCGTCGCTGGGCGGGTAG
- the fdhF gene encoding formate dehydrogenase subunit alpha, whose protein sequence is MQRAKEQAMQNVEHVAEGVAADTLSEGKLFEIAQAVGDKRLEDLNVADTTCGYCAVGCRFDLYSDGEEILAARPTEDEDAPVNGISTCVKGKFGYDFVNSDDRLTTPLVRDENDEFREASWEEALDRVAEGLGGIRDEHGGDALSVIASSKATNEENYLMGKFARQVLGTNSVDNCNRLCHSSTVAGLAATYGYGAASISVEDLELADCILLTGSNTTEAHPVLATRIKQNVRDGADLLVFDPREVQIAEYATQYSRVKPGYDAVWINGITRYIVNNDLHDEAFVEERTTGFEDVKEAVQEFTPERVEEVTGVPREEIVSAAETIAEADTCVFGWTLGLTEHSHGTENVMAMANLAAVTGNLGKPGTGVSPFRGQNNVQGGGGDMGPLPDNFPGYQDIADDEIRAKFEEAWDCDISPEYGHYTTQMFLAADDERVRGMYIIGENAALSEPGVNHAEEILADLDFLVVQDLFVNETAQYADVVLPACSFVEKTGTFTNTDRTVQMVKQVMEPKGDSRPDWKILQDLANRMGRDWDYGSTAEIMEEVNSLTPLYGGVSHARVEAEGGLQWPCWDKDHPGTERLYTEEFNTDDGKAQMQAIGYSEPAELPDDEYPFTLTTGRVLYQYHTGTMTHREEGIMQYTPSDFVEIHPDTAVDYGIESGDMVRVESRRGEVTVPAQVTDRVGRDNLFVPIHFAESAVNRLTDEEHLDPAAATPEFKVSAVRIRPVKGEAEPVRRADVEASTGDD, encoded by the coding sequence ATGCAACGGGCGAAGGAGCAGGCGATGCAGAACGTCGAACACGTCGCCGAGGGCGTCGCCGCAGACACCCTCTCGGAGGGGAAACTGTTCGAGATAGCGCAGGCCGTCGGCGACAAACGGCTCGAAGACCTGAACGTCGCCGACACCACCTGCGGGTACTGCGCCGTCGGCTGTCGATTCGACCTCTACTCCGACGGCGAGGAGATTCTGGCCGCGCGGCCGACCGAAGACGAGGACGCCCCGGTCAACGGCATCTCGACGTGCGTGAAGGGCAAGTTCGGCTACGACTTCGTCAACTCCGACGACCGACTGACGACGCCCCTCGTGCGGGACGAGAACGACGAGTTCCGCGAGGCGTCGTGGGAGGAGGCGTTGGACCGCGTCGCGGAGGGACTCGGCGGGATTCGCGACGAACACGGCGGCGATGCGCTGTCGGTCATCGCCTCCTCGAAGGCGACGAACGAGGAGAACTACCTGATGGGCAAGTTCGCCCGGCAGGTGCTCGGAACGAACAGCGTGGACAACTGCAACCGCCTGTGTCACTCCTCGACCGTCGCCGGACTCGCCGCGACGTACGGCTACGGGGCCGCCTCCATCAGCGTCGAGGACCTCGAACTCGCCGACTGCATCCTCCTGACGGGGTCGAACACGACCGAGGCCCACCCGGTGCTGGCCACGCGCATCAAACAGAACGTCCGCGACGGCGCGGACCTCCTCGTCTTCGACCCGCGCGAGGTGCAGATAGCCGAGTACGCCACGCAGTACAGCCGCGTCAAACCCGGCTACGACGCCGTCTGGATAAACGGCATCACCCGGTACATCGTCAACAACGACCTGCACGACGAGGCGTTCGTCGAGGAACGAACGACGGGGTTCGAGGACGTGAAGGAGGCCGTACAGGAGTTCACGCCGGAACGCGTCGAGGAGGTAACGGGCGTCCCGCGCGAGGAAATCGTCTCCGCCGCGGAGACCATCGCGGAGGCCGACACCTGCGTGTTCGGGTGGACGCTCGGCCTGACCGAGCACTCCCACGGGACGGAGAACGTGATGGCGATGGCGAACCTCGCGGCCGTCACCGGCAACCTCGGCAAGCCGGGGACCGGCGTCTCGCCGTTCCGCGGACAGAACAACGTGCAGGGCGGTGGCGGCGACATGGGGCCGCTACCGGACAACTTCCCGGGCTACCAGGACATCGCGGACGACGAGATTCGCGCGAAGTTCGAGGAGGCGTGGGACTGCGACATCTCGCCGGAGTACGGCCACTACACGACGCAGATGTTCCTCGCCGCGGACGACGAACGCGTCCGCGGGATGTACATCATCGGGGAGAACGCCGCGCTGTCGGAACCCGGCGTCAACCACGCCGAAGAGATTCTGGCGGACCTCGACTTCCTCGTCGTGCAGGACCTGTTCGTCAACGAGACGGCGCAGTACGCCGACGTGGTGCTTCCCGCGTGTTCGTTCGTCGAGAAGACGGGCACGTTCACGAACACCGACCGCACCGTGCAGATGGTCAAGCAGGTGATGGAGCCGAAAGGCGACTCGCGGCCGGACTGGAAGATACTGCAGGACCTCGCGAACCGGATGGGCCGCGACTGGGACTACGGCTCCACCGCGGAGATTATGGAGGAGGTGAACTCGCTGACGCCGCTGTACGGCGGCGTCTCGCACGCCCGCGTCGAGGCCGAGGGCGGCCTGCAGTGGCCCTGCTGGGACAAGGACCATCCGGGGACCGAACGGCTGTACACCGAGGAGTTCAACACCGACGACGGGAAGGCGCAGATGCAGGCCATCGGCTACAGCGAACCCGCGGAACTGCCGGACGACGAGTACCCGTTCACGCTGACGACGGGGCGCGTCCTCTACCAGTACCACACGGGGACGATGACCCACCGCGAGGAGGGCATCATGCAGTACACGCCGAGCGACTTCGTGGAGATTCACCCCGACACGGCCGTCGACTACGGCATCGAGAGCGGCGACATGGTCCGCGTCGAGTCCCGGCGCGGCGAGGTGACGGTGCCCGCGCAGGTGACCGATCGGGTCGGCAGGGACAACCTGTTCGTCCCCATCCACTTCGCCGAGAGCGCGGTGAATCGCCTGACCGACGAGGAGCACCTAGACCCGGCGGCGGCGACGCCGGAGTTCAAGGTGTCCGCCGTCCGCATCCGCCCCGTCAAGGGGGAGGCCGAACCGGTTCGGCGCGCGGACGTCGAAGCGAGCACGGGGGACGACTGA
- a CDS encoding cation-translocating P-type ATPase, with product MDWHARDTETVYEELDTTAEGLSPEAAAERLERVGPNEITGEQRRGPLRIFLAQFSSALIWVLLLAAVLSFSIGHAVDAILIGVILLANGVFGFVQEYRAEQSLDALRELTTPEVTVRRDGEEERREATELVPGDVVVFSQGDVVPADCRLVEANNLEVDEAALTGESVPVTKRTEPVADDAPLAERESMVYKGTNVTRGRGVAVVVGTGMDTEVGGIAEELSGAETLETPLQRDLDRLGRRLGIGVVALSAVLVPLLVFVGGRSLVQSALTAVSLAVAAVPEGLPAVVTLTLALGVRRMADENALVRTLPAVEALGAVDVVCTDKTGTLTEGEMRVRAAWVYDRTFDVGEDEDDDAIEDERFDRLLEIGALCNDATADDGDPTERALVRAANRRFDVDGRREARPRRDEKPFSSERKRMATIHDDQVYVKGAPDEVLSRATRILTEDGTEELTAERRERIDDQIDDFAENALRVLAFAFKERDDDGGSEENLVFVGLQGLIDPPRKEVRDAIEDTQRAGIDVKVITGDHPTTGRAIAAQVGVESDVLTGAEVASMDEDELRERVEEIDVYARAEPSHKVRILKALQANGHRVAMTGDGINDAPALKNADVGISMGVRGTDVAKQASDIVLLDDNYSTIRNAIRRGRTIFDNIWKFVAYLLSANFAEVLVVFVASLFGYLILPAVQLLWINLLTDGLPALALGADPSGDVMDRSPRERVTGIIDRPMLELIAGAGLTVTVLMLGLMFYVLDGAPAVTPYAMTMVFTGFVLFEFVKLYVVRWTKGTPTLSNAWLEVAVAASLLLQLAVLYTPLRTYFGTVPLGLADWGLLGGVVLLGSPVLLSVGWLVKRRETGRRPAKTVQSTEPEPDPGDD from the coding sequence ATGGACTGGCACGCACGCGATACCGAGACGGTGTACGAGGAACTGGACACGACGGCGGAGGGGCTGTCTCCCGAGGCGGCCGCCGAGCGACTGGAGCGTGTCGGTCCGAACGAGATAACCGGCGAACAGCGACGCGGCCCCCTGCGCATCTTCCTCGCGCAGTTCTCCAGCGCGCTCATCTGGGTCCTCCTCCTCGCGGCCGTGCTCTCGTTCAGCATCGGCCACGCCGTCGACGCGATTCTCATCGGCGTCATCCTCCTCGCGAACGGCGTGTTCGGCTTCGTTCAGGAGTACCGGGCCGAGCAGAGTCTGGACGCCCTCCGCGAACTGACGACGCCGGAGGTGACGGTTCGCAGGGACGGGGAGGAAGAGCGCAGAGAGGCGACTGAACTGGTCCCCGGCGACGTCGTCGTCTTCTCGCAGGGCGACGTCGTGCCCGCCGACTGCCGACTCGTCGAGGCGAACAACCTCGAAGTGGACGAGGCGGCGCTGACGGGCGAGAGCGTGCCGGTGACGAAGCGAACGGAGCCCGTGGCCGACGACGCCCCGCTAGCCGAACGGGAGAGCATGGTGTACAAGGGGACGAACGTCACGCGCGGGCGCGGCGTCGCCGTCGTCGTGGGAACGGGGATGGACACCGAAGTCGGCGGTATCGCCGAGGAGTTGAGCGGCGCCGAGACGCTGGAGACGCCGCTTCAGCGCGACCTCGACCGACTCGGCCGCCGCCTCGGAATCGGCGTGGTCGCCCTGTCGGCGGTACTCGTCCCGTTGCTCGTCTTCGTCGGCGGCCGGTCGCTCGTCCAGTCGGCGCTGACGGCCGTCTCGTTGGCCGTGGCGGCGGTCCCCGAGGGGTTGCCGGCCGTCGTGACCCTCACGCTCGCGCTCGGCGTCCGGCGGATGGCCGACGAGAACGCCCTCGTCCGGACGCTCCCCGCGGTGGAAGCGCTCGGCGCGGTGGACGTCGTCTGCACGGACAAGACGGGGACGCTGACGGAGGGCGAGATGCGCGTCCGAGCGGCGTGGGTGTACGACCGGACGTTCGACGTCGGCGAGGACGAAGACGACGACGCCATCGAGGACGAGCGGTTCGACCGACTCCTCGAAATCGGCGCGCTCTGTAACGACGCGACCGCAGACGACGGCGACCCGACCGAACGCGCCCTCGTGAGGGCCGCGAACCGACGGTTCGACGTCGACGGCCGGCGGGAGGCACGTCCGCGGCGCGACGAGAAACCGTTCTCCTCGGAGCGAAAGCGCATGGCGACGATACACGACGACCAGGTGTACGTGAAGGGTGCGCCCGACGAGGTTCTGTCTCGTGCGACGCGAATCCTGACCGAGGACGGCACCGAAGAGTTGACCGCGGAGCGACGCGAGCGGATAGACGACCAGATAGACGACTTCGCCGAGAACGCGCTTCGGGTCCTCGCGTTCGCGTTCAAGGAGCGAGACGACGACGGCGGCTCGGAGGAGAACCTGGTGTTCGTGGGCCTGCAGGGCCTCATCGACCCGCCCCGGAAGGAGGTTCGCGACGCCATCGAGGACACCCAGCGCGCGGGCATCGACGTGAAGGTCATCACCGGCGACCACCCGACGACGGGGCGGGCCATCGCCGCACAGGTCGGGGTCGAGTCGGACGTGCTGACCGGTGCCGAGGTGGCGTCGATGGACGAGGACGAACTCCGCGAGCGAGTGGAAGAGATAGACGTGTACGCGCGCGCGGAGCCGTCGCACAAGGTCCGGATTCTCAAGGCGTTGCAGGCGAACGGCCACCGCGTGGCGATGACGGGCGACGGCATCAACGACGCCCCGGCGCTGAAGAACGCCGACGTCGGCATCTCGATGGGCGTCCGCGGGACGGACGTCGCGAAGCAGGCCAGCGACATCGTCCTCCTCGACGACAACTACTCGACGATTCGCAACGCGATCCGGCGCGGTCGGACCATCTTCGACAACATCTGGAAGTTCGTCGCCTACCTGCTCAGCGCGAACTTCGCGGAGGTGCTGGTGGTGTTCGTCGCCTCCCTGTTCGGCTACCTCATCCTGCCGGCGGTCCAGTTGCTGTGGATAAACCTGCTCACCGACGGCCTGCCAGCGTTGGCGCTCGGGGCCGACCCCTCGGGCGACGTGATGGACCGAAGCCCCCGCGAACGCGTGACCGGCATCATCGACCGCCCGATGCTCGAACTCATCGCCGGCGCGGGCCTGACGGTGACGGTGCTGATGCTGGGCCTGATGTTCTACGTCCTCGACGGCGCACCGGCCGTCACGCCGTACGCCATGACGATGGTGTTCACTGGCTTCGTGCTGTTCGAGTTCGTCAAACTCTACGTCGTGCGGTGGACGAAGGGGACGCCGACGCTGTCGAACGCGTGGCTCGAAGTCGCCGTCGCGGCGTCGTTGCTCCTCCAGTTGGCCGTCCTCTACACGCCGCTCAGGACTTACTTCGGGACCGTTCCGCTGGGTCTCGCCGACTGGGGACTGCTCGGCGGCGTGGTCCTCCTCGGCTCCCCGGTGCTGCTCTCCGTGGGCTGGCTGGTCAAGCGCCGCGAGACGGGCCGCCGCCCGGCAAAGACGGTGCAGTCGACCGAACCCGAACCGGACCCCGGTGACGACTGA